Within Mucilaginibacter inviolabilis, the genomic segment CTCATCAAAAGGATCAAAACCGAAGAAGAACTGTTCAATACCAATTCGCCCAAGGTGGTGGTAAACAAACTATCTGAGGCTGTTTATTTTTCACGCTCGGCCCTGCCGCACATCCGAGGTCAGGAGCCTGAGAACTGGCTGGAATTTTATACTTTCTTTAAGCACATTGGCATATATGGCTACCGTGCCGATATATTGCAACAGATCACCAAACTATCTGTATCGTCCTTAGAAAAAGCCGAAAGCCTGGAGCAGCTGCGCTGGATAGAGAACGGTTACCGCATTAAAGTTGCCGAAACCGAACTGGAAACCTATGCGGTGGATGTACCTGAGGACCTGCTGAAATTGAAGTTTTAATCAATAATAAATTCATTAATATAAATTCCCTCCCGCGGGGAGGGAATCACCCATACTCAGGTTCTTTTTTATTTCTTTTCATTAACTTTCTACTAAAGATCTCTTCTAATCTTCCCTTTATAAAAAAATTAATCATTTGATTAAATTATGGCATTCCTATAACACTATGCGGTTAAACATGTAATAACTTTGCCTTTACATTAACCACACACTGCTATGAGATCGTTATTGAAGAAAGCCGCTACCTGCATCATTGCTGTATTGTTTACTTTAGGAGTAAAAGCGCAGAACCAGGATTATATAATTACAACCAAAGGCGATTCTATACCTTGTACCATCAAAATCCCCTTAATAACCTGCGGCGACGGCAATTATAAAACCAGCGCCAATGGCCCATCCGTAAAGATCAAGCCTGATGAGGTAAAAGAGTATTATATCAGCAAGAAAAACAGCCTGTACCGTTCGGTCATCAAAGAAGGAAAAACCAAACCAGAGTTCCTGTTGGTATTGGAAACCGGGAAAATAAGTTTGTACGAGGAAACTACTGATGTTTATGTGAATAATACCGTAACCAAGGTTACTAAATGGTATGTTACCAAAGGCTCGGATATAGCTCAACCCTTAAAAACTGATGATCTGGTTATGTCCAAATCAAAAAAGCAGCGCAAAGGTGAATTTACAACACTGATCAGTGATAACGATGCCGTATACGCCCAATATACCTCCGAAAACAAATTCAGTTTTAAGCGGATCAGAAACCTGGTTCAGCAGTATAACAATACCACAAACATTTAAAACAAAAAGGGGATTTAAAAATCCCCTTTTTGTTTTGGCACTCATTAGTTGTTACTTTAAAGCCTTATCCAATTCTGTTGTAAGTCGGTCGCCATCTGATGGCCTTGCAGCATTGTTATTCACTATTTTACCATCGGAACCAATGGTTATATAATGAGGGATACCCGTTATATTATACTTTTGACAAACAGGGTTTCGTACCCAGCCTTCGGCAATAAGATTTGTGCCGGTCATTTTTAATGAGGTCAGATTATTTTTCCATGTTTTCTCGTCAGAGTCGACGCAGATATTCAAAAAAACCACATTCTTATCTTTATACTTCGCATGCAGGGGCTCCGTGGTATTTTTTATTTCATATACACAAGGAGCACATCCTACACCCCAAAAATCAATATAAACAACCTTTCCCCGCAAACTTTTCAAGCTTACCGTTTCACCTTTATCATTCTTTAAACTGAAGTCAGGTGCAGGGTTGCCGGGCTTTAACCGCTGTGCAGCCGCATAGAATTGTTTAAGACTATCGGCATATCGCGGTGTTTTAATCTTAGTCATAAAGTCATTATACACATTACTTACATCGTCAAATGGATAAAATCCAAATGCCAGTTTTATCTCTCTGGTTAGAAACCAATCGCGGATCTCGGTTAACCTAAAGTTACCCATGATCAGATAATATTCATACCAGGCAGGATTCAACGACAGTAGTTTTTTATCCCAATCCGATCCTTGAATAGTGGCACCGTTTAGCACCCTACTAAAGCGGACATAATTAAAAATAAATTGCTTGTAAGTATTGCTATTCTTGTACGCGTATTCCGATTCGGTGCGATAAGTACCCGGACCAAATTGCCGATTAAGTTTTTTACCTACGGCGCTTGTATCTTTAATTTCCAGGTCATACCTTGACAATAGCTTATGGTCATTTAGCAGATCAGCATATTTATAATATACATCTGTAATCAGTTTCTGGCTTTCAGCCTGATCAAGGTGTGTAGCCGCTATCATCATCTCCTTGTTATACAAATTATTTATTTTTTCATACTTCACCGAATCAGAAAATTTATCGGCATTCAATGATTTCATCAGGTCCATAAATCTTTCGTGGCAGTAGTTATAAACGGATATCATGGTCTGTAACCTGGCATTGGCGCGTGGTTGTGAAGATGAAACGCGGAAGGTATTTTTAAAATCCTTATTATCCCAGTTTACTAATATAGTATCGTTTTTTTGAGCGCATATCTTAATTGCATCGTCATTAAGATACAGGTATATATCTTCGGTTTCATCGTCAATATTAATGGTTTTGTTAAAATTACCATCCTTATCAACAGGCATGGTTAAGGAGTAGTTGGTCAAATCGCCGGTTACGGCTAACTCCCAATATTTATCGCTAAAGTTTTTAACGTTCCCTTTAATTACTGCGGTGGCTTTAGGTGCCGGGGCAGCAGTTAATGGCTTAAAGATTAAATCCTGATGAACAGATTTCTTTTTTGTTTGTGCACTCAGGCTCACAGTCAAAAATAACAGGGGTATAAATAATAGACTTTTCATCGGGGTGTAAAGATTTAGATTATCGTAAATATAGCACTAAAATAAGTAAGGCCAAGCTTTGAAATCCTGCGGATCAAAAACAAACTCCCGAATACTCCTTGATCAATAGCATATAAATGGAGAACATAAAAAAAGGATGTCATGCTGAGCCCGTCGAAGCATGGTGTGCAGGCCTCTGCGCGCGCCCTTCGACGGAGCTCAGGGTGACACTCTTGTTTACTTGCCGCCTACTGCCTGTTCAGCAAAGCCGCGAACTTATTTCCATAATCATCCAGCTGCGCCTGGTATTGTTGATGCAGGGCTGTTTCCTTGTAATTTTTGGTGGTATCGGCCAGTCCGTTTAATACATATAGCTGAAACTGCACTTCGTTGGGATTCAGCGCTTCGGGTTTATTTTGCAGCAGAGTATAATTATAGGCCAGCTGATCGGTCAGGTAATCATCAATACCTTTTACATAGCGATTGGCCAGTTCCTTATCATTTAGTTTATAAGCCACCTGTGCCAACATGAGTTTACGGTGGGCCGAGTCGATATTCGGGTTGATATCCGGCATCTCCTGATCAAATTTATGCAACACATTTAGCGCCAGGTCATTCCGGCCATCTTTAATCAATCCCTGGGCCAGGTCATGAAAGGTTGTTTCCATAAAAGGATAAAACTCGGTCTTGGCCACCGGATCAATGTACTTGGCATGTTTAAAATTGCCAAATTTAAACCTGGTCATCACATTATTATACCCAACAAGGCTATTCACTTTACTCAATTGATTTTGTTCGGTAGTATCAGCCTTAAATGGTATCAGGTGATACACAAAGCCCTCTTTATACAAATATGGCTGTAAACCGCCCATACTTTCGGGCGAATACCCAATGCTGAAGCAGATAGGTCTTTTCCAGTTATTATGAGCTATAATATCCATCATGGCCAGATTATCTTTAAATATATATTTAGCGGGATACTTCCACTCCATTTCCTTAGTCAGCTTATCTTTTTGCTGCGTAGTGATCACTCCGTTTTTCAGCACTTCATCAGGGTTGATAGTTAGTTTAAAGTTTCTGGTGGGCAAATAATTCATGGTTTCCCCATTCTGATACTGCACCTTGGTTCGGCTATCGTCCGAAGTGATGAAATCAAACACATCCTTTACATCTACCGATCCGGGTATTTTGGCATCGTTATAGGCAATAACATCACGTGTGCCCAGTCTGTATTTTTCAAAGGGCATGGTTAAAGGCAGCGGAGCCGATTGGTTCATAGGTTTATCCATCTGGTGTATATACCAGTCCATTCCCAGTAAACTATTACAAACAATACGCACATCGGGCCTGATGCCTTCCACCTCCTGGTCGTACCAAAGTGAATAAGTGTCATTATCGCCATAGGTAAACAGGATGGCGTTCTTGGGGCACGATATCAGGAAATTATAAGCCATATCATGCGGGATCATCTTGGTCGACCGATCATGCCCGCCCCATTCCTGACGGGCCAGCAATACGGGGGCAACCAACAGACAAGTTGCCACCGATGCCAGCGCTGCACCACGGGCGTTTACCTTGCGGCGCATAAAATCATATATAGCCAACACACCCAATCCTATCCATATGGCAAAAGCATAAAAAGAGCCCACGTAGGAATAGTCGCGCTCGCGGGGTTGCAGGTTAACCTGATTTACATACAGCACAATAGCCAGGCCCGTAAAAAACCAAAGCAGGCCAATTACGGTAGCGTCGCCTCTTCTTTTTTTGAAATGATAAACCATCCCCAATAAACCCACAACCAGGGGCAGCGCATACAACGGGGTATAAGTATTTGAATTGATAATAGATTTAGGCAGATGACGGGCGCCGTCAAACAGGCCCGATGTCCAGTTACCATCGGTTGATGCCGTGCTGGTTTGCCCATCCAGGTCGTTATAGCGGCCCACAAAGTTCCACAAAAAGTAGCGCCAGTACATCTGGTACATCTGCCAGCTCAGCATCCACTTCATATTATCAGCAAAGGTTGGGCTTTGGCCGTCGGCCAGGTTAAGCCATTGCTTGTAAAAATGTACGTTCTGCGCAAAATCCTGATCGCCCTCAGTGCTGTGCATACGGGGCATAATGGTATTATGGTCAAACACATAATTTTGTTTTTTACCATACACCTCGTAGCGGTTGCGACCTTTACGATACATAGCGCTGCCTTCACTTTGATCTATTACTTTGGCGTCGAATTGGGGGCCGTACAACAATGGATTATCACCATATTGTATCCTGTTGAGGTAATTGTTCAGCGTAAAAGCGTTATCCGGATGCGTATTGTTCAGGTTGGTATTGGCGGTAGCGCGGATAGGGATATATATAAATGAGCTGTACCCAAAATAGATAAAGGCCACACATACCAAAGCCAGGTTTAAAGCAGACTTTTTGTGACGGATGCTATACCTGATAGCAACAACCAACGATACAATAATGGTCACAAAAACAAACGCCGCCCCACTGCCAAAACCCAAACCCAGGGTATTTACAAAAAACAGATCGGTATAAGCGGCTATTTTGATAGTATACTCCCGGATGCCGTATTGTACCAGCCCCAGGATCACAATGCTGACCAGAAACACTACAATACTGCTTTTTATAGTAGGATTTTTATACCTGCGGAAATAATAAACCATAGTTATAGCAGGTATAGTAAGCAGATTAAGTAAATGTATGCCGATGGATAAGCCCATGATATAAGCGATCAATACGATCCATTTATCGGCACCTGGCTCATCGGCATGGGCTTCCCATTTCAGTATCGCCCAGAAAACTACTGCGGTACATAATGATGACAGGGCAAAAACAATAGTTTCGACCGCCGAAAACCAGAAAGTATCGGTATAAGCAAAGGCCAACGCCCCTACTAAACCTGCGCCCATTATCGTGATCATTTGAGTAGAGCTGATATCCTGATCTTTAACAATCAATAGCTTTTTAGCCAGAGCGGTTATCGTCCAGAACAGGAACATGATGGTTGCCCCGCTGGCCAGCGCCGAACCCAGGTTGGTAAAATAAGGTACTTTAGTTGTATCACCGAAAGATAATAGCGAAAACAATTTACCCAACATGGCAAACATTGGATAACCCGGCTGGTGCGATACCTGCAGGCGATAGGCACATGATATAAACTCACCGCAATCCCAAAAGCTAACGGAGGGTTCGAGGGTTAAAACATAGGTGGTAAAAGCAATCAGGAGGCAGAGCCAGCCTAACAGGTTATTGATTTTGTGGTAGCGTATCATAAATAAGGTTGTAAAGTTTAGTCATATGTAACTGAACGCCAAGGTCGGGCTAAGCAACTAAAAATCCATGGACATTAACATTCCTTAACATCTTTTAACACATTTTAACACATTGATTTTAAGCGGGTAACATACCATGACAAGTTTGTCATGCTGAGGAACGAAGCATCTATTGACCTACGTGCATTGCGCATTTGCACGATTCAATAATAGATCCTTCGCTCCGCTCTGTATAACGTGTTTATAGAAAAGACTGTCGGTCTGAGCCTGTCGAAGACTCGCGCGCAGAGGCCTGTCCACCATGGTTCGACGGAGCTCACCATGACATCCCTGCTTTTCGTCCCCTCAGGGTCTCCTGAAAGGGACCCTGAGCTTGCTTACAAACTTGCCTAAACCTCAGGGTCCTCTACGAGAGACCCTGAGGGGACATAATCAACAACTATTGCCTGGGTAAAACATTAAGTATAGCATATATAGCTCAGTAAACAGAAAGTGAATCTTGTTAAATCACTAATTCACTAAATCAATAATTCAATAATTATTAAGGCAAAACCCAAAATTTTTCCTACTTTTGTATCCCGTACACAAACAATTGGTGCAGCATAAAAAAGGCACCACTTTACACAAAATCATGACTAAATATATTTTTGTTACGGGCGGCGTTACCTCGTCGTTAGGAAAAGGTATTATCTCAGCCTCTTTAGCCAAACTTCTTCAATCACGCGGTTATCGCGTCACTATCCAAAAATTTGATCCCTATATCAATATCGATCCGGGAACATTAAACCCTTATGAACACGGAGAGTGCTATGTGACCGAAGATGGTGCCGAAACAGATCTTGACCTTGGCCATTATGAGCGTTTTTTAAATACCCCTACTTCGCAAGCCAACAACATCACTACCGGTCGTATATACCAAAATGTAATCAATAAAGAGCGTGAAGGTGCTTTTTTAGGTAAAACTGTGCAAGTTGTACCACACATTACCGATGAGATTAAAAGAAACTTCCGCATACTGGGCGAAAACGGCGAATATGATATTGTGATCACCGAGTTGGGTGGTACTGTGGGCGATATCGAGTCGTTACCCTACATTGAGGCAGTAAGACAGTTTCGCTGGGAAGTTGGTTCGGCCAATTGCCTGGTGATCCATCTAACCCTGATCCCGTTCCTGGCAGCAGCTGGTGAGTTAAAAACCAAACCCACCCAGCACTCCGTAAAAATGTTATTGGAGTACGGTATACAGCCGGATATACTGGTTTGCCGCACCGAGCATCACTTGAACAATGATCTGCGTAAAAAAATAGCTTTGTTCTGTAATGTGAATATCAATGCGGTTATTGAGTCGATAGATGCACCAAGTATCTATGATGTACCTCTGCTGATGCTGAAAGAGCAGTTGGATAAAACGGTACTTACTAAGCTCAAGTTACCACACAAAAATGAACCCGACCTGGAAAACTGGAAAGATTTCCTGGGCCGTTTAAAAAATCCTACAGCCGATGTACGCATTGCCCTGGTAGGTAAATATGTAGAGCTTCCTGATGCTTATAAATCTATCACCGAAGCATTTATACATGCAGGTGCAAAACAAGAGTGCAAAGTACGGGTAGAATATATCCCTTCTGAGCAGCTTACACCTGAAAACGCGATTGAAAAGCTAAAAGGTATGCACGGGGTACTGGTTGCTCCCGGTTTTGGCGAACGTGGTTTTGAAGGCAAAATACAAGCTATACGCCATGTGCGCGAAAACAATATCCCTTTCTTTGGCATATGTTTAGGCATGCAATGCGCTGTTGTTGAGTTTGGCCGCAATGTTTTAGGGTTAGAAAATGCCAACAGCACCGAAATGAATCCGGAAACACCATACCCGGTTATTGGCATGATGGAGGATCAAAAAAACATTACTACCAAAGGTGGCACCATGCGGCTGGGCGCTTACGCCTGCGATATTAAAAAAGGAAGTAAAGCCGCTGCCATATACGGAAAAAATCACATCTCAGAACGTCACAGACACCGCTATGAGTTTAATAACGAGTATCTTAAGCAATATGAAACTGCTGGTCTTATCCCTTCAGGTATTAATCCCGAGAACGACCTGGTAGAGATTGTGGAGTTAAAAAATCACCCATTTTTTGTGGGCGCACAATTTCATCCCGAATTAAAATCAACAGTTGCTAATCCACACCCACTTTTTATTAACTTTGTCGCCGCTTCGCTGGCTTATGCCCGCAAGAAGTAATTAAGGCAGATAAATGATCAGGCAGGGATATGAAGGATTTTGATTGGACCTCTTTTACCAAACGAATTGCGGTTAAAGCAAGTCTGGCAGATATTTATAATGCCTGGACGCGTTCTGCTGAGATTGAAAAATGGTTTTTAGAAAAAGCTGAATTTTACAATACAACTGGTGAGCTTTTGGCTCCTGACCAGGCGGTTAGTAAAGACTGCTCTTATAAGTGGTTCTGGTTCCTTTACCCGGATCCTATGCCTGGATTTATCAGGGAGGCTAACGGAAAAGACTGGATACAGTTTACCTTCGAAGGCGAGTGTGTGGTTGATGTAAGATTAAGCGAAAAAAACGGGTATACTGTAATTGAGCTAACACATCGTAACATACCTACCGATGATAACTCTAAGCAATATATAAGGCTGGGCTGCTCAAACGGCTGGGCATTTTATCTTACTAATTTAAAATCGGTGTACGAAGGTGGCATCGATCTGAGAAATAAGGACGAAAATTTAACAGTGATGATCAATAACTGATAAAAAACTGATCATTCGATACAATAGATAATGGATAAAAATACATTTACAGGATTATTCCTGATCATGGCAATTATTGCTGGCTCAATTTACTTCCTGAAGCCATCTGATGCCGAACTTAAAAAAGAACGTCTGGTACAGCAGCAGGACTCTATAAGAAAGGGTTTAATTAAGGCGCAGACTGCCGCGGCAACAGCAGCTGCCAAAAAAGACACAGGCAAGGCCCACGTAGTTGACTCCGCTTTATTAAAAAGCCCTTTTGGAGCAGCATCTGTAGGTAGCGAAAAAGTAGTGACTTTAGAGAATCAAGACCTATTGGTAAAACTGAGCACTAAAGGTGGTAAAGTTGCATCAGTTGAATTAAAAAACTTTAAAACTTTTGACAAAAAACCGCTTATACTTTTCAGCGGTGATCAAAATCATTTTGGTTTAAATTTTACCGCAGGTAGCACACCTATCAATACCGACAATTATTACTTTACACCAAGCGCGCCCGAACTTAAAGTTGCCGAAAAAGATTCGGCTTCGGTTACCCTGCGTTTAAGCTACAGCCCTACTCAGTATATTGATTATGTGTACAGCTTAAAAGGCACTGGTTACAAACTCGGTTTAACTATTAAACCAACCGGACTTGACGGCATCATCAACAACAGTGGCAACATTAACCTGAACTGGGCAGCCAGCCTGCACAAACAGGAAAAGGATATGAAGCAGGAGCGTCAGTATTCAACCGTTTACTATTTTAATACTGAAGGACAAGTTGATTATCTGAGTGAAACCAAAGATGATCAGAAAGACATCAGCGATAAAAAAATGGCTTGGATTGCCTTTAAACAGCACTTCTTTTCAAATGCATTGCTGGTTAAAAATAACATCAGCCGTTCAAACCTGAGCGTGTCGACTGATGTAGCCGATACTTCCGATGTGAAGCAAATGAAAGCCGACCTGACCATTGCACGTGGTGCCGATGGCAGTGTACCTATGGAATTTTACTTTGGCCCTAACCGTTACTCTACTTTAAAAGCTCAGGGATCTGATCTGCAAAAGCTGGTTAACCTGGGCTGGGGACCGTTAAAATACATTAACCAGTTTGCCGTATTACCGGTATTTAACTTCCTGAATCAGTTTAACTGGAGCTATGGTTTAATCATCCTGGCATTAACCATTTTGCTTAAGCTGGTATTATCACCGCTTACTTACAAATCATACCTATCTATGGCTAAAATGCGCGTGCTGAAGCCGGAGATGGATGAGATCAAAGCCAAGGTTGGTGAAGACAATCCTACCCTTTTACAGCAGGAATATTTAAAGCTGTATAAAAAAGCTGGCGTAAATCCATTGGGTGGTTGTTTACCATTACTCATCCAAATGCCGATAGTGATTGCTTTCTTCCGCTTTTTCCCAAGCTTGTTTGAACTGCGTGGCCAAAGCTTCTTATGGATGCATGACCTTTCGACCTATGATTCGGTGATCACCTTTGCCCCAATAGCTATATTGGGTGGTATCAGCCACATCAGCTTAATGTGTTTGCTGATGACGGTATCTACGCTGATTTATACTTACTTTAATAACCAGATATCAGGTGCTACCGGCCAGATGAAATACATTGGTTACATCACTCCAATCGTATTCCTGGTTACGCTGAACAGCTATCCTGCTGGTTTGAACTATTACTACTTCCTGGCTAACATGCTTACCTTTTTACAGCAATACCTGATCAAATTTATGGTTGATGATAAAAAGATACATGCCCAGATACAGGAAAACAAAAAGAAGCCTGAAGAGAAGAAAAAGAAATCAGGTTTCCAGGCCCGTATGGAAGAAATGATGCGTCAGCAACAACAAGCCAAGAAATAATCTTTTTAGCCTTAGGGACTTAGATCCGAAAGATAAAAGACAATACAAAAGCCCTGAAAGATAAATCTTTCGGGGCTTTTTGTTACGCATCTTTCGCTGTTGTCTGATATTTATAAATTGACGTTAAGCGTGATATTTATGCAAAAAGTGGGTTTACACTTTTTTGCATAAAAAATTTATAATAAATTGATTAACAGATAAATAAGCCAATGTAAACCCTAAATTGTGTAAACCCATGTAAACCCACTTTTTGTTAATTGATTAAAGCCATGGCTATACATCAATTCGTGATTATTTGCCCTATCTCCGATTCTTATCTTCCTATCTTTCATCCAAAACAAAAAAACACTAAAATAATTAGCAAAATGTATTACATTTGAAATATGTATGCAATTGTCGATATTGAAACTACCGGAGGCCATGCCAGCGCTAATGGCATTACCGAAATTGCCATATGCATACATGATGGTAAAAAGGTGGTTAAGCGCTTCCAGTCGCTGGTAAACCCGTTGAGGGAGATCCCGGTTTATATCAGCGCGTTAACCGGAATTACCAATGAAATGGTACAACAAGCCCCTCCATTTGAAGATGTGGCGGCCGATATTTATCACCTAATCCACGGCAAAATATTTGTAGCTCATAACGTAAATTTCGACTATTCATTTGTACGTTACCACTTAGCTGCTGCCGGGTACGATCTGCAATGTAATAAGCTGTGTACTGTGCGCCTTGGCCGCAAAATATTACCAGGGTTACCCTCGTATAGTCTCGGGCGTTTATGTAAACACCTGGGTATCGATAACGAAAGCCGTCACCGTGCAGGCGGCGATGCGGAGGCCACCGCCGAATTGTTTACTCTACTACTCAACAGTGATACTGAGGGGCATATCAAAGGAGCGCTAAAGCAGGGTTCCAAAGAGCAATTACTTCCTCCTAATCTTCCTAAAAAAGACATTGATCAGTTACCTTACATGCCTGGTGTGTATTACTTTCATGATCAAAAGGGTAAAGTGATCTATGTAGGCAAGGCCAAAAGTCTGAAGAAACGGGTAAGCAGTCATTTTACAGGCAATAATCCGGGTTTGCAGCGACAGGAATTTCTACGAAACATACACCAGGTAACTTATCAGGTTTGCGGTACCGAACTGATTGCTTTTGTATTGGAAGCCATCGAGATCAAACGTCTGTGGCCTAAATATAACCGCTCTCTTAAACGATTTGAGAATGCTTACTGTTTATATGCTTTTGAAGATCAGCGCGGTTACCTGCGCCTTGCGGTAGACAAGTACCGTAAATACAGCGATCCGATATATACCTGTAACTCCTTACTTGATGGTTATAATCTACTCAACAAACTGATTGAAAATTTTGAGCTCTGTCCCAAGCTGTGCTTTATCCAAAAGAACCAGGACTTATGTACCAGCGTTGCAGGAAGTTCCTGCGCCTGCGAGGGCGTGGAGAGTGTTGATGACTACAACAACAAAGTAAATACTGCTATTGAACAACTGAAACAAGCCCTGCCTACTTATGCCATTCGTGATGAAGGTCGCACAGGCGATGAGCATAGCTGTATACTGGTTGAAAAGGGACAGTTTTATGGCATGGGTTATATCTCTCATTATTTTGATGCCGATAACATCCAGCAGCTCAAAAACTATCTGACTCCATACCCGGGTAATGACTATATCAAGAATATCGTATCCAATTACGCCTCACGCTATCCGGATAGGATGGTGGTATTTGCATAATCAGGTAAGACTTACGAAGTTTTAGAAACTTCGTAAGTTTGAGCCTCCGCACATCTAAATTAACTCTTGATCACCCGCTGTATCTCGTCCAGCTTCATCAATGCTTCCACCGGGGTAAGGGTATTTACATCCAGGTTATTCAGGGTGTCACGAATTTTCACCAGTACCGGGTCATCGATAGAGAACATCTGCATCTGAACAGCTTGCTTTTGTACCTTACGGATACTCTCCTTAATATGCTCGCCGCCAGTACGCTCGTTTTCCAGTTTCTTTAATATTTCATTGGCGCGGGTCAGCACTTTTGGTGGCATACCGGCTAGTTTGGCCACATGGATACCAAAACTATGCTCGCTGCCGCCTGGAACCAGCTTACGCAGGAAAATGATCTGGTGGCCAACCTCTTTTACCGATACATTAAAATTCTTGATACGGTTAAAGCTGTTACTTAATTCGTTCAGTTCATGGTAGTGAGTAGCAAACAACGTTTTGGCTTTGGCCGATGGGTGATTATGCAGGTATTCGGCAATTGACCAGGCTATGGAGATACCATCATACGTTGAAGTACCCCGACCAATCTCATCCAGCAGGATCAGGCTTCGATCTGACAGGTTATTCAAGATGCTGGCCGTCTCGTTCATCTCCACCATAAAGGTCGATTCACCGGACGAAAGGTTATCCGATGCGCCTACCCTGGTAAATATCTTATCCACCAATCCAATCGAAGCTGATTTGGCGGGTACAAAGCAACCCATCTGAGCCATCAGTACAATTAAGCCGGTTTGTCTTAATAGGGCCGAT encodes:
- the yidC gene encoding membrane protein insertase YidC; its protein translation is MDKNTFTGLFLIMAIIAGSIYFLKPSDAELKKERLVQQQDSIRKGLIKAQTAAATAAAKKDTGKAHVVDSALLKSPFGAASVGSEKVVTLENQDLLVKLSTKGGKVASVELKNFKTFDKKPLILFSGDQNHFGLNFTAGSTPINTDNYYFTPSAPELKVAEKDSASVTLRLSYSPTQYIDYVYSLKGTGYKLGLTIKPTGLDGIINNSGNINLNWAASLHKQEKDMKQERQYSTVYYFNTEGQVDYLSETKDDQKDISDKKMAWIAFKQHFFSNALLVKNNISRSNLSVSTDVADTSDVKQMKADLTIARGADGSVPMEFYFGPNRYSTLKAQGSDLQKLVNLGWGPLKYINQFAVLPVFNFLNQFNWSYGLIILALTILLKLVLSPLTYKSYLSMAKMRVLKPEMDEIKAKVGEDNPTLLQQEYLKLYKKAGVNPLGGCLPLLIQMPIVIAFFRFFPSLFELRGQSFLWMHDLSTYDSVITFAPIAILGGISHISLMCLLMTVSTLIYTYFNNQISGATGQMKYIGYITPIVFLVTLNSYPAGLNYYYFLANMLTFLQQYLIKFMVDDKKIHAQIQENKKKPEEKKKKSGFQARMEEMMRQQQQAKK
- a CDS encoding exonuclease domain-containing protein, yielding MYAIVDIETTGGHASANGITEIAICIHDGKKVVKRFQSLVNPLREIPVYISALTGITNEMVQQAPPFEDVAADIYHLIHGKIFVAHNVNFDYSFVRYHLAAAGYDLQCNKLCTVRLGRKILPGLPSYSLGRLCKHLGIDNESRHRAGGDAEATAELFTLLLNSDTEGHIKGALKQGSKEQLLPPNLPKKDIDQLPYMPGVYYFHDQKGKVIYVGKAKSLKKRVSSHFTGNNPGLQRQEFLRNIHQVTYQVCGTELIAFVLEAIEIKRLWPKYNRSLKRFENAYCLYAFEDQRGYLRLAVDKYRKYSDPIYTCNSLLDGYNLLNKLIENFELCPKLCFIQKNQDLCTSVAGSSCACEGVESVDDYNNKVNTAIEQLKQALPTYAIRDEGRTGDEHSCILVEKGQFYGMGYISHYFDADNIQQLKNYLTPYPGNDYIKNIVSNYASRYPDRMVVFA